A stretch of Endozoicomonas sp. SCSIO W0465 DNA encodes these proteins:
- a CDS encoding IS66 family transposase: MIPELPATMSAEILLKENAELRMRVACLEERCRELEEKVGKNSQNSSKPPSSDGYQKPCKNSNSPDHSDDLSADKGTDPSDEKPNPKSLRQSSGNKAGGKKGHQGTCLKQVDIPDYIEYLPVKECNKCQASLLDSEPVKYIERQVFEPGRPGEFEVTAHRAEVKICTCGCRNQAEFPEGVTAAAQYGSATQAMAVYLNQYHFLPFKRVSEYFNTLYKMSVSAGTVANFVARTYENLASTEEVIRDALRESSVAGADETGMRAEGSLHWLHVMRDEQWTLYYLSEKRGREAMDTMGILLTFAGVLVHDHWKSYFAYAATHVLCNAHHLRELLGVVDRDSNQLALRLMKLLRLSWHYCKGFKTIGMLQMPSVVCERIEKIYDRLLQRALMKEVVYMEKQREELKRKKVKNTKAYNLFKRLTEFKAETLRFMSDFTIPFDNNGSERDVRMAKLKQKISGCFRSADGGSMFARIRSYLSSARKQGMDIYQSLHRAVRNYCNMPLLSAE; encoded by the coding sequence ATGATTCCAGAACTACCCGCAACTATGTCGGCTGAGATTCTCTTGAAAGAGAATGCAGAGCTGCGGATGAGAGTTGCCTGTCTGGAAGAGCGATGTCGAGAATTGGAAGAAAAGGTTGGCAAGAACAGTCAAAACAGCAGCAAGCCGCCATCGTCTGATGGTTATCAAAAACCTTGTAAAAACAGTAATTCTCCAGATCATTCTGACGACCTTTCCGCAGATAAAGGTACCGATCCATCGGATGAAAAACCCAATCCTAAAAGTCTGAGACAGTCTTCTGGTAATAAAGCCGGTGGAAAGAAAGGGCATCAGGGCACTTGTCTTAAACAGGTCGATATCCCTGACTATATTGAGTACCTTCCGGTTAAAGAATGCAATAAATGTCAGGCGTCTCTTCTTGATAGTGAGCCGGTCAAATATATTGAACGACAGGTGTTTGAACCAGGGAGACCGGGTGAATTTGAAGTAACGGCCCATAGAGCTGAAGTAAAAATCTGCACTTGTGGTTGTCGGAATCAGGCTGAATTCCCGGAAGGTGTTACCGCTGCCGCACAATATGGCTCAGCCACACAGGCTATGGCCGTCTATCTTAACCAATACCATTTCCTGCCTTTTAAGCGCGTGTCAGAGTATTTTAATACTCTCTATAAAATGAGTGTAAGTGCAGGCACTGTCGCCAATTTTGTGGCCAGAACCTATGAAAATCTGGCTTCTACTGAAGAGGTTATTCGTGACGCCTTGCGGGAATCGTCTGTTGCCGGAGCCGATGAAACGGGTATGCGGGCCGAGGGCTCTTTGCACTGGCTACACGTTATGCGGGATGAACAATGGACGCTCTACTACTTGTCTGAAAAGCGAGGTCGTGAGGCCATGGACACGATGGGCATACTGCTAACATTTGCAGGCGTTCTGGTTCATGATCATTGGAAATCCTATTTTGCATATGCGGCAACTCACGTACTTTGCAATGCCCATCACCTGAGGGAGCTTTTGGGTGTTGTTGATAGGGACAGCAATCAACTGGCGTTGCGATTGATGAAGCTACTGAGGCTTTCCTGGCATTACTGCAAGGGCTTTAAGACCATAGGTATGCTACAGATGCCAAGTGTTGTCTGTGAACGAATCGAGAAGATTTATGACCGGTTGCTTCAGCGGGCTCTAATGAAAGAAGTCGTCTATATGGAGAAGCAACGAGAGGAGCTTAAGCGCAAGAAAGTCAAGAATACTAAAGCTTACAATCTCTTCAAACGACTCACTGAGTTCAAGGCTGAGACACTGCGCTTCATGTCAGATTTTACCATTCCCTTCGATAACAATGGCAGTGAGCGGGATGTTCGAATGGCCAAGTTAAAGCAGAAAATCTCAGGCTGCTTCAGGAGTGCAGACGGTGGTTCTATGTTTGCACGGATTCGCAGCTATTTGTCGTCTGCCAGAAAACAGGGAATGGACATATATCAATCACTTCATAGAGCTGTTCGGAATTACTGTAATATGCCTTTGCTCAGTGCTGAATAG
- the lolD gene encoding lipoprotein-releasing ABC transporter ATP-binding protein LolD — MNNPENPVVLECRRLTKAFSEGPEQLEVLRGIDLLVSPSERVAIVGTSGSGKTTLLQLLAGLDHPSSGEVMLCGHQLMKVSEQQQGELRNRHLGFVYQFHHLLPEFTALENVAMPLLLRKEVSIQQARTSAENMLDMVGLAKRADHKPAELSGGERQRVAIARALVARPDLVLMDEPTGNLDPHTASKIHELMKSLSTKLTTSFIVVTHDMAFAQQMDRALRLEDGHLVPVSGIL, encoded by the coding sequence ATGAATAATCCCGAAAATCCTGTGGTTCTGGAGTGCCGCAGGCTGACCAAAGCGTTTTCAGAAGGGCCTGAACAACTTGAAGTGCTCAGAGGTATAGACCTGTTGGTATCACCTTCTGAAAGAGTAGCGATTGTCGGCACTTCAGGTTCAGGAAAAACTACGCTGCTGCAATTGTTGGCCGGATTGGATCACCCTTCCAGCGGTGAGGTCATGCTCTGTGGTCATCAGCTGATGAAGGTATCAGAACAACAACAGGGAGAATTGCGCAATCGTCACCTGGGTTTTGTTTACCAGTTCCATCATTTACTGCCAGAATTTACCGCCCTGGAAAATGTAGCCATGCCATTACTGCTGCGTAAAGAGGTATCCATTCAGCAGGCAAGAACGAGCGCTGAAAACATGCTGGATATGGTGGGGCTGGCAAAAAGAGCCGACCATAAGCCGGCCGAACTTTCCGGAGGTGAACGGCAGAGGGTGGCTATTGCCCGAGCGCTGGTTGCCAGGCCAGACCTGGTGCTGATGGATGAGCCGACGGGGAACCTGGACCCTCATACCGCCAGCAAGATTCATGAGCTGATGAAATCCCTCAGTACCAAGCTGACGACCAGTTTTATAGTGGTGACTCATGATATGGCATTTGCCCAACAGATGGATCGGGCATTGCGTCTGGAAGATGGGCACCTTGTTCCGGTAAGTGGGATTTTGTAA
- a CDS encoding DUF6444 domain-containing protein, giving the protein MIPELPATMSAEILLKENAELRMRVACLEERCRELEEKVGKNSQNSSKPPSSDGYQKPCKNSNSPDHSDDLSADKGTDPSDEKPNPKSLRQSSGNKAGGKKGHQGTCLKQVDIPDYIEYLPVKECNKCQASLLDTRL; this is encoded by the coding sequence ATGATTCCAGAACTACCCGCAACTATGTCGGCTGAGATTCTCTTGAAAGAGAATGCAGAGCTGCGGATGAGAGTTGCCTGTCTGGAAGAGCGATGTCGAGAATTGGAAGAAAAGGTTGGCAAGAACAGTCAAAACAGCAGCAAGCCGCCATCGTCTGATGGTTATCAAAAACCTTGTAAAAACAGTAATTCTCCAGATCATTCTGACGACCTTTCCGCAGATAAAGGTACCGATCCATCGGATGAAAAACCCAATCCTAAAAGTCTGAGACAGTCTTCTGGTAATAAAGCCGGTGGAAAGAAAGGGCATCAGGGCACTTGTCTTAAACAGGTCGATATCCCTGACTATATTGAGTACCTTCCGGTTAAAGAATGCAATAAATGTCAGGCGTCTCTTCTTGATACTCGACTTTAG
- a CDS encoding lipoprotein-releasing ABC transporter permease subunit gives MFRPLPFFIGLRYTRAKRRNHFISFISGTSMVGLTLGVSVLIIVLSVMNGFDRELKQRVLGMVPHATITAAGGGIEDWQSLVDTIPEKEGIEAAAPFVDAQGMLTNGDQVRGTLVYGIDPEYERKVSIIADHMKQGVLEDLQPGEFGILLGEILANYLGVSVGDKVTMVLPEASVNLAGVLPRLKRFTVVGTFSVGADVDGNLAYAHREDLARFLRVPEGVTGIRLKMADLFAAPALAWDVAVTLPGRYYVQDWTRTHGRLFQAIQMEKTMVGLLLTLIVAVAAFNIVSTLVMVVTDKQGDIAILRTFGATPRMIMGIFMVQGSLIGVIGTLLGVALGIAGALNVSEIVGALEKLLGIHFLSPDVYFISYLPSELMWQDVAVISVSGLLMSFLATLYPAWRASKTQPAEALRYE, from the coding sequence ATGTTTAGACCATTACCTTTTTTTATCGGTTTGCGCTATACCCGCGCAAAGCGAAGGAATCATTTTATCTCCTTCATCTCCGGAACCTCCATGGTGGGGCTGACGCTGGGCGTTTCTGTCCTGATTATTGTCCTGTCAGTGATGAATGGTTTCGACCGGGAGCTCAAGCAGAGAGTACTGGGTATGGTTCCCCATGCCACGATCACGGCTGCTGGCGGCGGTATTGAAGACTGGCAGTCGCTGGTGGATACCATCCCGGAAAAAGAAGGCATTGAGGCGGCGGCACCGTTTGTTGATGCCCAGGGTATGCTGACCAATGGCGATCAGGTGAGGGGAACACTGGTTTATGGTATTGACCCTGAGTATGAACGGAAAGTGTCGATTATCGCCGATCATATGAAGCAGGGGGTGCTGGAAGATCTGCAGCCCGGAGAATTCGGCATTCTTCTGGGTGAAATTCTGGCCAATTATCTGGGGGTGTCCGTTGGCGATAAAGTAACCATGGTTCTGCCTGAAGCCAGTGTTAACCTGGCAGGTGTTTTGCCTCGTCTTAAGCGATTTACCGTCGTTGGTACGTTCTCTGTCGGTGCCGATGTGGATGGTAACCTGGCCTATGCCCATCGGGAAGACCTGGCCCGTTTTCTCCGGGTGCCTGAAGGGGTGACGGGGATACGCCTGAAAATGGCTGATCTTTTTGCTGCGCCCGCACTGGCATGGGATGTGGCGGTTACCTTACCCGGGCGCTACTACGTTCAGGACTGGACCCGTACCCACGGCCGCCTGTTTCAGGCGATTCAAATGGAAAAGACCATGGTCGGCCTGCTGCTCACCCTGATTGTTGCTGTGGCTGCTTTTAATATTGTCTCTACCCTGGTGATGGTGGTAACTGATAAGCAGGGTGACATTGCCATCCTCAGAACATTTGGGGCGACCCCGAGAATGATCATGGGGATTTTTATGGTTCAGGGATCGCTGATTGGTGTTATCGGCACGCTTCTTGGGGTCGCTCTGGGGATTGCCGGTGCGCTGAATGTTTCCGAAATCGTGGGGGCCCTGGAGAAATTATTGGGCATTCACTTCCTGAGCCCGGATGTTTACTTTATCAGCTACCTGCCATCAGAGTTAATGTGGCAGGATGTTGCGGTGATCAGTGTGTCCGGTCTGCTGATGAGTTTCCTGGCCACCCTTTATCCGGCATGGCGAGCCTCCAAAACCCAGCCTGCGGAGGCGCTTCGTTATGAATAA